In Rhodothermales bacterium, the genomic stretch CTCGAGAGTCTGTGTCCGGTATTTGCGTTCTTGGTCGGGGGGGGTTGTTACGCCGCTGACGATATGGTAGTGCGTCTCGCCGGCCGGCTTGTTGGGGTTGGCGTACTCGGTGAGATCGAAGCTGACCTGTCCCCGGTAGGTCTGGTATACCGTGGCGATCAGCGCCATGGTCGGCACCGCGACAAACAGCCCGAGAATGCCCATCAGCGCCCCGAAAACAAACAGGGAAAATAGGATGAGCACGGGGTGCAGCCCGACATGGTGGCTCAGGATCCTGGGGATGAGAATGGCCTGCTCCAACAACGACTGCCCCATTAAGATCGTGACGACCAGCACCACGTCCAGAATCCCACGTTCGCCAAAAACGAGGGCGATGCTGATGCCCACGAGATTGGTGAGTATGGCGCCCAGATTGGGGATCATGTTCATCAGGCCGGCGATCATCCCGATCAACAGGGCAAACGGCACGTCGGCGATCATCAGGGCAACAGTCACCACGATCCCACCGATCGCGCTGATCGTCAACTGCCCCCGCAGGTAGTTGCCCACGATGCGGCTCACCTTTTTGAGATATTTCCGTTGCCCGCCAACCAGCGGCAGCAACTCGATGAGGCCCGCCTTGATCACCCGGTAATCCTTGAGCATGTAAAATAGGATAATGGGCATCACCAGGGCCATCATGAGCACGCTGAACAGCGGGCCGAAGGACTGCACCATCTCGGTTACGTTGGAGGGGATGCTCGCCGTCCATGCCCCGGCATACGACCGGAGCGACTCCGTGAGCCGGCTGGCCAGCGCCTCCTTCTCAAGGTCCGACGGCATGGCGTAGTTCAACAGGGGCGATGTCAGCATCCACGAACGAAACTGCTGAAGACTCGCCGTCACGTGTTCCCCAATCGAATCGAGCTGATTGAGCACGTTGGGAATGAGAAAGAGCGCAAATAACGCCACCACGCTCACGATCAGCATCGTCACCACAAACGACGTCAGCCCCCGATGCACTCCGTGCCGGCGATGGAGATGCGTGACGATGGGATCGAAAAGGTAAGCCAGGATATAGACACCGACAAACGGCACAAGCACGCCGGAGACTTCCACGAAGAACCATACCAGCAGCAGAAAGCCACCCGAAAACAGGATGGCATGCGCAATCTTGTGATGCCGGATCGGCCAGAGCAGAATCACGCACGCCCCCGCCAGGATCGCGGGGTTGAGGATCGCCTCCATCACAAACAACAGCGCCAGAAACAGCAGGGCCCCTCCGCCAAACAACAACATCTCGGGCCCCGAAAGCACGGAAGGATGGCGGGATACTAATTTATTGGACGACGCGGTCATGGCTGGCGAAAATCGGCACGGGGGAGATCAGGAAGCCAGCGAGTCGGACTCTAAAATCGTTCCTCACGGGAGAGCCGATTCCAGATTAAAGTGTAACCGATTAAAGTTCGAGTGTCCTTCACGGGAAGGGTTCAAGGTTTAAGGGCACGCCCTTTACGCGTTGATCCTTAATCCTTTAACCTTAAACCCTTCAGTACGCATGCTGCCACAGCAGATTGATCTGGATGGACGACTCGCCCCCGAGAAGGCGTAACAGCAGGGCGTTTACGAGTTGCAGTTCGAGAGTGACGACGGTCCCAACTTCTTGTGTCGCCCCTCCGTTTGCGGCGCCGCCGATCGGTTGGCTGACGGAAGTATATACCCTTGGCGTGACATATTTTCCGGCCGTGACGGTGGCCCCTCGGCCGCTCGGGCTCGTTTCGATCTGGATGACATCGAGCTCCAGGCCCGACCGGCTTACGAGGTTCTCGATGGCGCCTGTCAATAATCCCATCCCCTGGCTTACGGCGAAGCCGCGGCCGGCACTGGCGAATGTGTTATTGGACGCCCCTCCAAGCTGCAGGGCCTCGCTCGCCGGCTGGCCTGTAGCGATGTAGCTCACGATGTCGGTCAGCTCCATCGCCGGCTCGGAACTGAGCGTGAGGTTGAGCTCGTCGAAACGCCCCTCCGCGTCCAGATTGATGATGACCGCATTTTCCTGGCTCCGCTGGGTGGGGACTTCGTACTGGGCCTGGATGGCCATGACCGGCTCCGTGGCACTCCCATTAAACGAAAGTGTCCCCATCTGAATCGCGAACCGCTTCCCGAATTCCTTGATGTAACTGCGCTCCGGGACCACTTCGATGGCTCCAAACACGGTAGCCTCTTGATAGGGCTCCTTCATGAGGTCCAGGCTCCCCGTGAACTGGATCGTCATCTCAGGGTTGAGGCGGGACCTCAGCCAGATGTCGCGATCCATCCGCACGTCGAGATCCATCGACATCGCCTCGTAGAGATCGAACGACGTGGTATCTTTTCCCGTCACGCGGACGCCGAAGGTTCGCTCGAGCATCAGCACATCCGCCGGCGTAAAATCGACGTCACTATCCTCCTCACTCGTCCATGCGTCTAGATAAATATCGCCGCTTCGCAGGAGCAGATCTCCGCTCAGCGCCGGGTTCGCCAGGGTCCCTTCAAGGCGCGCCGTCGCGGACGCCACGGCGCGGTACGCGGCCGCATCCACCGCCAGAAATTCCCTGGCCGTGATGTCCACATCAAACGCACCCTCCGTCAGGCTCGTCATGACCAATACGCCGGCGGCGTCGACTCGCCCACTCCCCGTAAGGGCATGCGCATCGTCGATATAGACGATGTTGTCCCGCGTCGAAACGTCGAGACTCAGCCCGTCGTACCTGACGCCGAGAAACGGCGCGCGCATGTCAGACAACCGGAGGCGCCCTTCGCCCTGCAATCGAGGGGCGGCGGCCGTGCCATCCACCTGGAGTCGCGTCGTCAGGGTTCCCTCGAGCCGATCCATCAGCTCCTTATCCACAAACGGCAAGATCCAGCCGATCGCGAAGGAGTCCGCCTGCGCATTGATTTCCACGGGCCCTTCCGCCATACTCGAGCGGACGGTCATGGCTTCGACGGAGTCGGCGGCGAGCGCGAGATTGGCAGGCAGGAATCCGTTGATCGACAACGTGCTGCCGTCGATGTGCTTCATCAGGACGTCCAGCTGCAGCTGGAGGCTGTCATAACGCGCCACCAGCCCGAGGTCGCCCACGGGCTCTCCGCGGGAGCCGATCACAAGGTTGAGGCTGGAAATAAGACGTGGCGCCGCGGCCGGCCCGCGCAGATCCAGGTTACCCGTGAGCCGGCCCGAGAGCCCCTCGTAGCCCAGCATCTCAGTAACCGCCTCCAGCCGAAACGCGTCGATGCTGACACCCAGGTTCTGGTCCCCGGCAAGGTCCACGACTCCATCCACGGCAATCTGTTGATCGTCGCTCTCCAGCAGGAAGTTGCGGACGCGGTACTGCCCGCCATACGATACGGTCGCTACTCGATCGAGGGTCCACACGTCGCCATCCAGCACGATCCGCAGGTCTTCCAGGTCCACCCGCTGGCTATCGGCGGCGGTGTACGCCGTGCCGGACACCCGTGCTTGCCGCCGCTCATCCATGTAGGCTTCCAGCGCAAAAGGCAGCCGTTCATCCTCGAACGACCCATCGAATTGGACGCGCTCGACGACAAAACCGGGCAGGGAAACGATGTCGATTTGGCCGAATACCTCGCTGTTCACCAGCGTGCGATCCGTCGCCAGGCCGGCAATCCACCGCGCCCGCGCATCGGCTATTCGGGTCGATCCGTACGTGAGGCCGGTGAGTTCGAGGTTCGACTCGAGACGGTAGTCGTTCGGCCGGCTGAAGAGCCGGGCCTCCACCTCCCCACCCTGGACACTGAGGGCATCCACATCAAGAAAACGACGCAACGGCGCCAGGTCGCGTAGTTGACCGGAAACATCCAGTTCGGCCGCCCGGCGGCCCGGTCGCGCATCGAGCGCCACGGCGCCGGCGCCGGCCAGGGCAAACACATCGGTCGCCAGCCACACCGTGTCGATGTGCGCCACGCCCCGGTCGATGAGGAAACGGGTGTGCCCGCCTTCGATGGCCACACCATACAGCAACCCTGCGTCCAGCTCGACGGAGCCGGCCAGCTGCAGCGCGCCGGCTCCGCGACGTGCCGTGCCTTCGGCCTGAAACGAACCGGTCACATGACTCGCCAGCGTGTCGAGCCCCATGAGCCGGGCCATGTCGAATGCCTCAAAAGCGCCCTCGACGGCATAGGTAGGCTGTACACCGAGCCCCCGGACACGCGCGTCGACCTCGGCCGTGCCGTCGCCAGACCGGATACGCGCCGTGGCCTCGCCGTCGCCGTTGCGGAGCCGGCCGGCGAGCGCGACTTCCTCGATAGATGCTCCATTCACCTCGGAGGATGCCAGCGAGAGCGTGGCGTCCAGCGCCATCGTCGCCGGATCGAAGCCGCGACCGGCAGCGGCAAATGCTCCGTTGAGGTCGGTCTCCCACTCCTCTCGGCCCAGCCAGGCGCCCACGTCGATGCCGTCAATCCGTTCTCCATCGATCTCGTACACCCACACCTCGTCGCGCTGGTGCATCCAGCCGGCCAGGCGGTTTTCGCCCTCGGGCAGCGCGATATCCAACTCGACGAACAACGAGTCGCCGGCGTACACGGCCGTGGCCGTGGCGCCAAGCACGGACTGCCCATTGACGCGCGAAGACCCGAAGACGATGCGGGCTTCGATATCCGGGTTTTCACCACCCGTTCCCTGCCCCTCGATCGTTGCATTGAGGGCGGTCGAGACCTCCGGGTTGCCCAGCAACACCCCCAGATCGACGCCATCGAACCGCCCGAAATCGACCGTAAAGGTGGGTTCGGGGTCAAACGGCCGGCCGGCGCCGACGAGCTGAAGCGTACCGCCCCGCAGATCGCCAGCTAGAGCGAAGGTGGCCTGCCCTCGCTGCATCGTCAGTTCGATCGATCCGTCGTTGACGTGGTAACGACCATAATACGAGTCTTCCAACGTCAGCCGGGCAGCGAGCTCGAGGTCTTCGATGGTATTCCCCTCGGCCTCCGCCGTAAACGTGCCGCGGACGAGGTTGCGCGTAGTATCCCCCACCAGCGCCGCGACATCGATCCCATCGAACAACCCTTCCTCCACGCGCAGGGTATAGGGCGCCTCCAGCCCCAGCAGGCCGCGCGCGTTGAGGCGCCCGGCGCCCGCCTGAAGCGCGGTTTCGAAGTTCAACCGGCCATCCATGAGGCTCAACCGGGCTTCGCCGGTGCTCGAGCGTGAATCGTTCAGCGTGGAGGGTTCCAGCTGGAGGCCGAGTGTCGCAGACGCCGTCGCGGGGTCGATGCCGGAGCCATCCACCTGAAACGCCCCATTCAGATCACTCCTCACGTCGGCCAACAGGCCGATACGCCCGATATCGATACGGTCCATCCGGCCGACGATGTCATACGATGGAGCGTCGTCGAACGGGCGGGCCGTGCCGGCGGCCACGAGCCGGCCGGCGCCGAGATGGGCCCCCAGGTCGATCCGCGCCGCGCCCCGGACGAAATAGACATCGAGGGCCGACGAGTCCATGGCGATGGCGCCTACACGGGCACCGGGAACGTCGAGGTGGACCTCCCCGTCGAGCGAATCGACGTCTACCCCCTCTAGAATGATCTCAAGACGGGCGTCGATCGCGCCTTGATAGTCAGGTCCTGCGAACAGACCGGGGTCGACCTCGGTCAACAACGCATGCAAACGA encodes the following:
- a CDS encoding AI-2E family transporter codes for the protein MTASSNKLVSRHPSVLSGPEMLLFGGGALLFLALLFVMEAILNPAILAGACVILLWPIRHHKIAHAILFSGGFLLLVWFFVEVSGVLVPFVGVYILAYLFDPIVTHLHRRHGVHRGLTSFVVTMLIVSVVALFALFLIPNVLNQLDSIGEHVTASLQQFRSWMLTSPLLNYAMPSDLEKEALASRLTESLRSYAGAWTASIPSNVTEMVQSFGPLFSVLMMALVMPIILFYMLKDYRVIKAGLIELLPLVGGQRKYLKKVSRIVGNYLRGQLTISAIGGIVVTVALMIADVPFALLIGMIAGLMNMIPNLGAILTNLVGISIALVFGERGILDVVLVVTILMGQSLLEQAILIPRILSHHVGLHPVLILFSLFVFGALMGILGLFVAVPTMALIATVYQTYRGQVSFDLTEYANPNKPAGETHYHIVSGVTTPPDQERKYRTQTLE
- a CDS encoding translocation/assembly module TamB domain-containing protein, yielding MAALLLAVVLLLFTRPVTRWVVEMALDRIEMDGARLTAGAIDGRLWTHLTLIDTRLGRPGAVALAEADTITVRYALVPLLWKQVHLRRVAVVGLQVSAAQDSSKAWDVFALFSADTTSSAFEVTIDDLALRDGRIDAATFAPERDSTYHIRDIDLALKQFHLGESLRFQLDTLRADILFPDTTHQVALRARAALREDVLTLAGLRITSPGSQVDGAGTLRLSTNARPLDEATLSLHARPIAFDDIRLFWPSLAPGGEATLDLLATSDSGTVRGELTADFPGGGRVEASVFARPYAGTPLLYRLHALLTEVDPGLFAGPDYQGAIDARLEIILEGVDVDSLDGEVHLDVPGARVGAIAMDSSALDVYFVRGAARIDLGAHLGAGRLVAAGTARPFDDAPSYDIVGRMDRIDIGRIGLLADVRSDLNGAFQVDGSGIDPATASATLGLQLEPSTLNDSRSSTGEARLSLMDGRLNFETALQAGAGRLNARGLLGLEAPYTLRVEEGLFDGIDVAALVGDTTRNLVRGTFTAEAEGNTIEDLELAARLTLEDSYYGRYHVNDGSIELTMQRGQATFALAGDLRGGTLQLVGAGRPFDPEPTFTVDFGRFDGVDLGVLLGNPEVSTALNATIEGQGTGGENPDIEARIVFGSSRVNGQSVLGATATAVYAGDSLFVELDIALPEGENRLAGWMHQRDEVWVYEIDGERIDGIDVGAWLGREEWETDLNGAFAAAGRGFDPATMALDATLSLASSEVNGASIEEVALAGRLRNGDGEATARIRSGDGTAEVDARVRGLGVQPTYAVEGAFEAFDMARLMGLDTLASHVTGSFQAEGTARRGAGALQLAGSVELDAGLLYGVAIEGGHTRFLIDRGVAHIDTVWLATDVFALAGAGAVALDARPGRRAAELDVSGQLRDLAPLRRFLDVDALSVQGGEVEARLFSRPNDYRLESNLELTGLTYGSTRIADARARWIAGLATDRTLVNSEVFGQIDIVSLPGFVVERVQFDGSFEDERLPFALEAYMDERRQARVSGTAYTAADSQRVDLEDLRIVLDGDVWTLDRVATVSYGGQYRVRNFLLESDDQQIAVDGVVDLAGDQNLGVSIDAFRLEAVTEMLGYEGLSGRLTGNLDLRGPAAAPRLISSLNLVIGSRGEPVGDLGLVARYDSLQLQLDVLMKHIDGSTLSINGFLPANLALAADSVEAMTVRSSMAEGPVEINAQADSFAIGWILPFVDKELMDRLEGTLTTRLQVDGTAAAPRLQGEGRLRLSDMRAPFLGVRYDGLSLDVSTRDNIVYIDDAHALTGSGRVDAAGVLVMTSLTEGAFDVDITAREFLAVDAAAYRAVASATARLEGTLANPALSGDLLLRSGDIYLDAWTSEEDSDVDFTPADVLMLERTFGVRVTGKDTTSFDLYEAMSMDLDVRMDRDIWLRSRLNPEMTIQFTGSLDLMKEPYQEATVFGAIEVVPERSYIKEFGKRFAIQMGTLSFNGSATEPVMAIQAQYEVPTQRSQENAVIINLDAEGRFDELNLTLSSEPAMELTDIVSYIATGQPASEALQLGGASNNTFASAGRGFAVSQGMGLLTGAIENLVSRSGLELDVIQIETSPSGRGATVTAGKYVTPRVYTSVSQPIGGAANGGATQEVGTVVTLELQLVNALLLRLLGGESSIQINLLWQHAY